A window of Pedobacter lusitanus contains these coding sequences:
- a CDS encoding putative glycolipid-binding domain-containing protein has product MEHLQPELKQINLLWEGHKYDSVENCVVTIAEKGTEITSVIVGHSGEKPFRLDYTIRTNQQWETVFFDIKSQFNDKRVELSFESDGKGNWTDHGRPLEEFKGCIDIDISLTPFTNTLPIRRLGSRLKKEQEIKVIYLDILNQLVRPNLQEYIALTDFCYQYRNVDSGYEALLTVDELGLVVVYPSQFVRGTHVESNY; this is encoded by the coding sequence ATGGAACATCTGCAACCTGAACTTAAACAGATAAACTTACTTTGGGAAGGACACAAATATGATTCAGTAGAGAATTGTGTGGTGACCATAGCTGAAAAAGGAACAGAGATTACCTCGGTCATTGTTGGACACTCCGGCGAAAAGCCTTTCCGTCTGGACTATACAATCAGAACTAATCAGCAATGGGAAACCGTATTTTTTGACATTAAAAGCCAGTTCAACGATAAAAGAGTAGAACTCAGTTTTGAAAGTGACGGAAAAGGTAACTGGACAGACCACGGAAGACCTCTTGAAGAGTTTAAAGGCTGTATCGATATTGATATATCGCTCACTCCTTTCACCAACACCCTGCCGATCAGAAGACTGGGATCCCGCCTTAAAAAAGAACAGGAAATCAAAGTGATCTATCTTGATATTTTAAATCAGCTGGTCAGACCTAATCTGCAGGAATATATTGCGCTCACTGATTTCTGTTATCAATACAGAAACGTAGACAGCGGTTATGAGGCATTGCTTACCGTAGACGAGCTTGGACTTGTAGTGGTTTATCCTTCACAATTTGTGAGAGGCACACACGTGGAGAGCAATTATTAA
- a CDS encoding heavy metal translocating P-type ATPase, translating into MATKNNDTCCDTAIVTDKKTTAPQKENNAKPHHHSHEGHTHDGKSHAGHNHADHSHDDHDHDHDGHSHGDGEDSGWRGQLPLLTSLAILAVMLTLEYGFGIKPANPWSLLIFGTSYLLAGYNVLKLAFRKAMRLDFFNEFFLMSVATLGAFAIGSYSEGVAVMVFYSIGEWFQDSAVANAKRSIKALLDIRPDTVDVIRDGKTVTVKPVDVEIGELIQVRPGEKVALDGELVSDKGTFNTSAMTGESKPDAKAKGDSVLAGMINLNTAIEVRVVSLFKDSKLNRILEMVQDATARKSKTQLFISRFAKIYTPVVFALAVLVVALPYFFVTDYVFADWLYRGLVFLVISCPCALVVSIPLGYFGGIGLASKNGILFKGSNFLDVMTTINTVVMDKTGTLTKGVFKVQRIVAVDGDEKELLRLAAAIESKSTHPIAMAVTLHAGDILQHTAIGEVEEVPGKGLKGQIDDKQVLAGNTRLLDQFNISYTDEVAQEEDTVVVLAVNGRYAGFITIADELKEDAVQAIKEMHEMKIQTVMLSGDKQAVVTKTGRLLGIDRAFGDLLPENKVEKVEELKQQGKHLAFVGDGINDAPVVALADAGIAMGGLGSDATIETADIVIQNDMPSKIVTAIKIGRLTKSIVWQNIALAMGVKVIVLILGAGGVATLWEAVIADVGVALLAILNAVRIQKIKL; encoded by the coding sequence ATGGCCACAAAAAATAATGACACCTGCTGTGATACAGCAATAGTCACCGACAAAAAAACGACTGCACCGCAGAAAGAAAATAACGCTAAACCACATCATCATAGTCATGAAGGTCATACGCATGACGGCAAAAGTCACGCTGGTCATAATCATGCAGATCATAGTCATGACGACCACGATCATGACCATGATGGACATAGTCATGGTGACGGAGAAGATTCAGGTTGGAGAGGCCAGCTTCCCTTATTAACTTCATTAGCCATACTAGCAGTCATGCTGACCCTGGAATATGGCTTCGGAATTAAACCGGCAAACCCATGGTCGCTGCTTATTTTTGGTACTTCCTATTTACTGGCAGGCTATAATGTATTAAAGCTGGCTTTCAGAAAAGCCATGCGTCTGGATTTCTTCAATGAGTTTTTCCTGATGAGTGTAGCCACACTGGGTGCATTTGCCATTGGCTCTTATAGTGAAGGTGTGGCTGTAATGGTATTTTATTCCATAGGTGAATGGTTTCAGGACTCAGCAGTTGCCAATGCTAAACGTAGTATTAAGGCTTTACTGGACATCCGTCCGGATACGGTAGATGTAATCAGGGACGGCAAAACCGTTACTGTAAAACCTGTTGACGTTGAAATCGGAGAGTTAATTCAGGTAAGACCCGGAGAAAAAGTAGCTTTAGACGGGGAACTGGTTTCTGATAAAGGGACATTTAACACTTCGGCAATGACCGGAGAAAGTAAACCGGACGCTAAGGCCAAAGGCGATAGTGTGCTGGCGGGTATGATTAATCTGAACACCGCTATTGAAGTCCGGGTAGTGTCTTTATTCAAAGACAGTAAACTGAACAGGATACTGGAAATGGTGCAGGATGCAACAGCAAGAAAGTCTAAAACACAACTGTTTATCTCCCGTTTTGCAAAAATATATACTCCGGTAGTATTTGCACTGGCAGTACTGGTTGTCGCACTTCCCTATTTCTTTGTTACCGATTATGTTTTTGCAGACTGGCTGTACCGTGGCCTTGTTTTTCTGGTAATCAGCTGTCCTTGTGCACTGGTTGTGTCTATTCCACTCGGTTATTTTGGCGGGATAGGTCTGGCTTCAAAAAATGGTATTCTGTTTAAAGGCTCAAACTTCCTGGACGTGATGACTACTATCAACACCGTAGTGATGGATAAAACCGGTACACTGACTAAAGGTGTATTTAAAGTACAGCGCATCGTTGCAGTCGATGGAGACGAAAAAGAATTACTGCGTCTTGCAGCAGCTATAGAGAGTAAATCCACTCACCCTATTGCTATGGCTGTAACCCTGCATGCAGGTGATATATTACAGCACACCGCGATTGGTGAGGTAGAAGAAGTACCCGGAAAAGGCCTTAAAGGCCAGATAGATGACAAACAGGTCCTGGCTGGAAACACCAGGTTACTGGATCAGTTTAACATCAGTTATACTGATGAGGTAGCGCAGGAAGAAGATACGGTAGTGGTTTTAGCTGTAAATGGCCGGTATGCAGGTTTTATAACTATCGCTGATGAATTGAAAGAGGATGCTGTACAGGCTATTAAGGAGATGCATGAAATGAAAATACAGACTGTTATGCTAAGTGGCGATAAACAGGCTGTAGTGACTAAAACAGGCAGATTACTAGGTATTGACCGTGCTTTCGGTGACCTTTTACCAGAAAACAAGGTAGAAAAAGTGGAAGAACTGAAACAGCAGGGCAAACATCTGGCTTTTGTTGGGGATGGGATTAACGACGCACCGGTAGTTGCACTGGCTGATGCCGGAATTGCCATGGGTGGACTGGGTAGTGATGCTACTATTGAAACTGCAGATATTGTTATCCAGAATGATATGCCTTCAAAGATCGTTACCGCTATTAAAATTGGCAGGCTGACTAAAAGTATCGTATGGCAGAATATAGCACTGGCAATGGGCGTAAAAGTGATTGTACTGATTCTGGGTGCTGGTGGAGTGGCAACTTTATGGGAAGCGGTAATAGCCGATGTGGGTGTTGCCCTGCTGGCAATTTTAAATGCGGTAAGAATTCAAAAAATAAAGCTTTAG
- a CDS encoding Fur family transcriptional regulator — MTENIEVILTQKDINPTAMRLLVLDFLLKQTSAISLTDLEKGLDPSDRITLYRALKKFEEKGLVHSIDDGTGATKYALCEEDCVAGHHHDLHVHFFCNTCRETSCLPKHHIPQIALPEGFKSEEVNLIVKGVCNKCV, encoded by the coding sequence ATGACTGAAAACATAGAAGTAATCCTGACACAGAAAGACATTAACCCAACGGCGATGCGTCTTCTGGTGCTCGATTTCCTGCTCAAACAGACTTCAGCAATCAGCCTGACTGACCTGGAAAAGGGCCTGGACCCTTCCGACAGAATTACTTTGTACCGTGCTTTAAAGAAGTTTGAAGAGAAAGGTCTGGTTCACAGTATTGATGATGGTACAGGTGCTACCAAATACGCCCTTTGCGAAGAGGATTGTGTAGCCGGACATCACCACGATTTACATGTCCATTTTTTCTGTAATACCTGCAGGGAGACTTCCTGTCTGCCTAAACACCATATTCCGCAAATTGCTTTACCCGAAGGTTTTAAATCTGAAGAGGTAAATCTGATTGTTAAAGGGGTATGTAATAAATGTGTTTAA
- the gatB gene encoding Asp-tRNA(Asn)/Glu-tRNA(Gln) amidotransferase subunit GatB: protein MSTKTAISPTVFELVSGLEIHVQLNTKSKIFSSDSAAFGAEPNAHISPVSLALPGALPKMNKEVVGKAIRMGLALNCTINQTNYFDRKNYFYADLPKGYQITQDNKPICQHGYIDLVLSDGTEKRIGINRIHMEEDAGKSLHDQDDHFSFVDLNRAGVPLIEIVTEPDIRSAEEASVLLTEMRKLVRHLDAGDGNMEEGSFRCDANISIREKGTTEFGTRCEVKNLNSIRNVRRAMEFEFNRQQEIITAGGTIIQSTLTFDADQGTTAPMRTKEMANDYRYFPDPDLPPLYITDEWLAAIKAAMPALPREITAKLMADFSLNNSEASIFAEDRELLDYLNAALALVKNPKSLINWLTGPVRALLSEQNLTVTNFGVSPAQLAAVVNLVDEKKITQQIALQQLLPAIQKSPEADPAQLAGQLNLLIVENNDELSGFVDQVMEKFKPQVAAYKTGKKGVLGLFVGEVMKMAGGKADPQKINELLLEKLK, encoded by the coding sequence ATGAGTACGAAAACTGCTATTTCTCCCACAGTGTTTGAATTGGTATCAGGCTTAGAAATTCACGTTCAGTTAAATACAAAATCGAAAATATTCTCTTCAGACAGTGCAGCTTTTGGTGCAGAACCCAATGCGCATATCTCTCCGGTTTCCCTGGCTTTGCCTGGTGCATTACCAAAAATGAATAAAGAAGTAGTCGGTAAGGCCATCAGAATGGGATTGGCGCTGAACTGTACAATTAACCAGACAAATTATTTTGACCGGAAAAATTACTTCTATGCTGATTTGCCAAAAGGCTACCAGATTACTCAGGATAATAAACCGATTTGTCAGCATGGCTATATTGATCTGGTTTTAAGTGATGGTACTGAAAAACGAATAGGGATCAACAGGATTCATATGGAAGAAGATGCAGGTAAAAGTCTGCATGACCAGGATGATCACTTCTCTTTTGTAGATCTGAACAGGGCAGGAGTACCTTTGATTGAGATTGTAACTGAACCCGATATCCGTTCTGCAGAAGAAGCTTCAGTATTACTTACAGAAATGAGAAAGCTGGTCAGGCATCTGGACGCCGGAGACGGAAACATGGAGGAAGGTAGTTTCCGCTGTGATGCAAATATCTCTATCCGTGAAAAAGGGACTACAGAATTTGGTACACGCTGTGAAGTGAAGAACCTGAATTCTATACGTAATGTACGCAGGGCGATGGAGTTTGAATTTAACCGTCAGCAGGAAATCATTACTGCCGGGGGGACAATTATTCAGAGTACACTAACCTTTGATGCAGATCAGGGAACTACAGCACCTATGCGGACTAAAGAAATGGCTAATGATTACCGTTATTTTCCAGATCCGGATCTTCCGCCTTTATATATCACTGATGAATGGCTGGCCGCAATTAAAGCAGCAATGCCGGCCTTACCCCGTGAAATTACAGCAAAGCTGATGGCAGACTTTAGTTTGAATAACTCTGAAGCTTCAATTTTTGCTGAAGATAGAGAACTGCTGGATTATCTGAATGCTGCCCTGGCTCTGGTGAAAAATCCTAAGAGTCTGATTAACTGGTTAACCGGTCCGGTCAGAGCGCTGTTAAGTGAGCAAAACTTAACGGTTACTAATTTCGGAGTCAGCCCTGCGCAGCTTGCAGCAGTGGTTAATCTGGTAGACGAAAAGAAAATTACCCAGCAGATTGCGCTGCAGCAGTTATTGCCGGCTATTCAGAAAAGTCCTGAAGCCGATCCGGCACAACTCGCTGGTCAGCTGAATCTGCTGATTGTTGAAAATAATGATGAGCTGTCTGGTTTTGTGGATCAGGTAATGGAGAAATTCAAACCACAGGTAGCAGCCTATAAAACCGGGAAAAAGGGAGTTCTTGGGTTGTTTGTCGGAGAGGTAATGAAAATGGCCGGAGGAAAAGCAGACCCGCAGAAAATTAATGAACTGTTACTGGAAAAACTGAAATAA
- a CDS encoding TlpA disulfide reductase family protein, whose product MNKIATFLIASLAFVACSDKSKFEISGKFEHATPQSKVYLYGINKASETPLDSTVLSDKGEFKFTKSTPEVDFFRVKIDNSEYMLIAKNGDAIRLEADLADKTLAYKLSGAAEADKLEELNKNKNQYVAKLAALQAQFEENVASQPNNRDAIANQMRPALIKENEGLVNYILKFAMDNTNSLAGFYAINSLNPSDYEKEMIAYSEKIKSNFNKNEAVTDFLVRMAKLRSVQIGQTAPDFTMNTIDGKSVKLSDLRGKYVLLDFWASWCQPCRQENPNVVKVYNKYKDKKFTILGVSLDKDPVAWKQAVIADGLTWTHASELKDFESPTVRMYQVEAIPSSFVLDPAGKIIAKNLRAEELDSFLGKTLR is encoded by the coding sequence ATGAACAAAATAGCCACCTTTTTAATTGCGTCTCTTGCATTTGTTGCCTGCAGTGATAAAAGTAAATTTGAGATCAGCGGGAAATTTGAACATGCCACACCACAATCAAAAGTATATCTGTACGGAATAAATAAAGCCAGTGAGACACCTCTGGATTCAACTGTCCTGTCTGATAAAGGAGAATTTAAATTTACCAAAAGTACACCTGAGGTAGATTTTTTCAGAGTGAAGATTGATAACAGTGAATATATGCTGATTGCTAAAAATGGAGATGCGATCAGACTGGAAGCTGATCTTGCAGATAAAACCCTTGCCTATAAATTATCAGGAGCGGCAGAGGCCGATAAACTGGAAGAACTGAATAAAAACAAAAACCAGTATGTTGCTAAACTTGCAGCTTTACAGGCACAGTTTGAAGAGAATGTAGCCAGTCAGCCAAACAACAGAGATGCGATTGCCAACCAGATGAGACCTGCCCTGATTAAAGAGAATGAAGGCCTGGTTAATTATATCCTGAAATTTGCGATGGATAATACAAACTCTCTTGCCGGATTTTATGCGATCAATTCACTGAATCCAAGTGACTATGAGAAAGAAATGATTGCTTACTCAGAGAAAATCAAAAGTAACTTCAATAAAAATGAAGCGGTAACTGACTTTTTAGTAAGAATGGCTAAACTAAGATCAGTACAGATCGGGCAGACCGCGCCTGATTTTACGATGAATACCATCGATGGAAAATCGGTTAAATTATCAGACTTAAGAGGTAAATATGTTTTACTGGATTTCTGGGCTTCGTGGTGTCAGCCATGCAGACAGGAAAATCCTAACGTAGTTAAAGTATATAATAAGTATAAAGATAAAAAATTCACGATTTTAGGTGTATCACTGGATAAGGACCCTGTAGCATGGAAACAGGCTGTAATTGCAGACGGATTAACCTGGACACATGCCAGCGAACTTAAAGATTTTGAAAGTCCTACAGTAAGAATGTATCAGGTAGAGGCTATTCCAAGCTCATTTGTACTGGACCCGGCAGGAAAAATTATTGCGAAAAACCTTAGAGCAGAAGAACTTGATTCATTTTTAGGCAAGACTTTACGTTAA
- a CDS encoding response regulator transcription factor has product MSAVKQKILIVDDEPDILELVEYNLKKEGYQVYLASNGQDGIAVAKKVHPDLIILDIMMPKMDGIEACRLMRAIPEFKNTFMVFLTARSEEYSEIAGFNVGADDYIAKPIKPRALVSRINAILRRNVSNDEVSENKVEIGDLVIDREAYLVYQNGQKVVLAKKEFELLYLLASKPGKVYTRESILKNIWEDSVVVTNRTIDVHIRKLREKLGETYVATVKGVGYKFELS; this is encoded by the coding sequence ATGAGCGCCGTAAAACAAAAGATACTGATAGTTGATGATGAACCTGATATCTTAGAGTTAGTTGAGTATAATCTTAAAAAAGAAGGTTATCAGGTTTACCTGGCAAGCAACGGACAGGATGGGATAGCGGTTGCAAAAAAAGTGCACCCTGATCTGATCATTCTGGATATCATGATGCCTAAGATGGATGGTATTGAAGCCTGCCGTCTGATGCGTGCTATTCCTGAGTTCAAAAATACTTTCATGGTTTTTCTTACTGCCAGAAGTGAAGAGTATTCTGAGATTGCAGGTTTTAATGTAGGTGCTGACGATTATATTGCAAAGCCGATTAAACCACGTGCTTTAGTTAGCCGTATCAATGCCATTCTGAGAAGAAACGTAAGTAATGATGAAGTTTCTGAGAATAAAGTTGAAATCGGGGATTTAGTGATCGACAGGGAAGCTTACCTGGTTTATCAGAACGGACAGAAAGTAGTACTGGCAAAAAAAGAGTTTGAATTGCTGTATCTGCTGGCTTCTAAACCTGGAAAAGTTTATACAAGAGAGTCTATCCTTAAAAATATATGGGAAGATTCAGTAGTGGTAACTAACCGGACTATAGATGTGCATATCCGTAAACTGAGAGAGAAACTGGGCGAAACTTACGTAGCAACTGTAAAAGGAGTAGGCTATAAATTCGAACTTTCTTAA